Proteins co-encoded in one Acaryochloris thomasi RCC1774 genomic window:
- a CDS encoding VOC family protein, which yields MAITQGAHHIGLTVPDLTATRNFFIDVLGFEQVGEVPDYPAAFISDGTTMLTLWQAVNPDSATPFDRKNNIGLHHFALKVDSLNTLNTLHQTLVNTEGVEIEFAPESLNGFPAHHMMFYIPGGIRMELFAPGS from the coding sequence ATGGCCATTACTCAAGGCGCTCACCATATTGGGCTCACCGTCCCTGACCTAACAGCTACCCGCAACTTTTTCATTGACGTATTGGGGTTTGAGCAGGTCGGTGAGGTCCCTGACTATCCTGCTGCTTTCATCTCTGATGGGACAACCATGTTGACCCTATGGCAGGCGGTCAATCCTGATTCAGCAACCCCCTTTGATCGTAAAAACAACATCGGCCTCCACCATTTTGCCCTCAAGGTCGACAGCCTCAACACCCTCAACACTCTTCATCAAACGCTCGTCAATACTGAAGGCGTTGAAATCGAGTTTGCTCCAGAATCCTTGAACGGTTTTCCTGCCCATCACATGATGTTCTATATCCCAGGGGGCATCCGCATGGAACTGTTTGCCCCTGGATCTTGA
- a CDS encoding pyridoxamine 5'-phosphate oxidase family protein gives MAIPGWPRSESPFHQGELAIQARFGAQERMDRQGRRMIRESLTKQHCQFFPQLPYVTVGTVDEADQIWASILVGKPGFISAPDQQTLRINAQPLFGDPLAKTLRKGRDIGLLGIELENRRRNRVNGSISAVHIDSFEIQVVQTFGNCPQYIQARSSALDAFDPAAPKPVHKLTALSESERSLITAADTFFIATAYQNEAAGAASGVDVSHRGGKPGFVRIDDDDTLTVPDFSGNCHFNTFGNIELNPRAGLLFLDFQRGDLLYLTGAAEVIWSGAEVEAFAGAERLFRFHPKSGYRVEGSLPLHWSIPEFSPFLKQTGVW, from the coding sequence ATGGCAATTCCAGGCTGGCCCCGTTCAGAATCCCCCTTCCATCAGGGTGAACTCGCAATTCAAGCACGGTTCGGTGCTCAGGAGCGCATGGATCGCCAAGGTCGACGCATGATCCGGGAGTCTCTAACCAAGCAGCATTGTCAGTTCTTTCCTCAGCTTCCCTATGTGACCGTTGGCACAGTGGACGAAGCAGATCAGATTTGGGCCTCAATCCTTGTAGGGAAACCCGGTTTCATCTCGGCTCCCGATCAGCAAACTCTGCGGATCAACGCTCAGCCTCTCTTTGGTGATCCGCTGGCTAAGACCTTGAGAAAGGGGCGCGATATCGGGTTGCTCGGCATTGAGCTAGAAAACCGTCGTCGCAATCGAGTCAACGGAAGCATCAGTGCAGTTCATATTGATAGCTTTGAGATTCAGGTGGTACAGACCTTCGGCAATTGCCCACAGTACATTCAGGCTCGCTCCTCAGCGTTGGATGCATTCGATCCAGCCGCACCGAAGCCAGTACACAAGTTAACAGCCTTGTCTGAATCGGAGCGATCGCTGATTACGGCAGCCGATACCTTTTTTATTGCCACAGCCTACCAAAATGAAGCAGCAGGCGCGGCCAGCGGCGTTGATGTCTCCCATCGGGGCGGTAAACCGGGCTTCGTCCGCATTGATGATGACGATACACTCACGGTTCCTGACTTTTCAGGGAATTGCCATTTCAATACCTTCGGCAATATCGAACTGAACCCTCGGGCTGGACTATTATTTCTTGATTTCCAACGGGGAGATCTGCTATATCTCACTGGAGCTGCCGAGGTAATTTGGAGCGGCGCTGAGGTCGAAGCCTTCGCTGGGGCTGAACGATTGTTCCGCTTCCATCCCAAAAGCGGCTATCGGGTAGAAGGCAGTCTGCCGCTGCACTGGTCAATTCCAGAGTTTTCGCCTTTTCTAAAGCAAACGGGCGTTTGGTGA